Proteins found in one Pempheris klunzingeri isolate RE-2024b chromosome 6, fPemKlu1.hap1, whole genome shotgun sequence genomic segment:
- the foxe3 gene encoding forkhead box protein E3: protein MNLANYSYFSGMCNMTAETQHSPAEASPVVMSPNVSLDSPLPPPPLMLQARSKDNILIKSEPRGSSPNTEDGAALGQTEEHLPTGSRRRKRPVQRGKPPYSYIALIAMAIANSPERKLTLGGIYKFIMERFPFYRENSKKWQNSIRHNLTLNDCFVKIPREPGRPGKGNYWTLDPAAEDMFDNGSFLRRRKRFKRTDVSTYPGYMQSSSAFTPTPMGRPSYPNSLYAGIGSGYGSQLTATSPHPAMLHHYQTSAGVGQGQPRMFSIDNIISQQTVVQSGPGGELNSQALGLGGGDLGTMTSSCSVAGSDPSACFQTQTVNPSANMLSRNSGNLSSNLTAGYPYASSASPPNLPTMTQSGFSPGNSQVYCSGNRLSLPALRPGSCAEHTEQLLGLSSPMNSYNNTYMRQANFASGLERYM, encoded by the coding sequence ATGAATCTGGCAAATTATTCTTACTTCTCTGGCATGTGCAACATGACCGCCGAGACTCAGCACTCGCCCGCCGAGGCAAGTCCTGTTGTCATGTCTCCAAACGTGAGCCTGGACTCGCCGCTGCCTCCGCCGCCTCTGATGCTGCAGGCCCGCTCAAAGGACAATATTTTGATCAAGTCCGAGCCCCGCGGGAGCAGCCCGAACACGGAGGATGGAGCCGCTCTGGGGCAGACTGAGGAGCACCTGCCCACCGGGAGCCGCCGGAGGAAGAGGCCCGTCCAGAGGGGGAAACCTCCCTACAGCTACATCGCTCTCATCGCCATGGCCATCGCCAACTCCCCAGAGAGAAAGCTCACCCTGGGGGGCATTTATAAGTTCATCATGGAGCGTTTTCCTTTCTATAGGGAGAACTCCAAGAAGTGGCAGAACTCCATCCGCCACAACCTCACCCTCAACGACTGTTTTGTCAAGATCCCCCGGGAGCCCGGCAGACCAGGTAAAGGCAACTACTGGACTTTAGACCCCGCTGCTGAGGACATGTTTGACAACGGGAGCTtcttgaggaggaggaaaagattcAAGCGCACAGATGTGAGCACCTACCCGGGCTACATGCAAAGCTCCAGCGCGTTTACCCCGACCCCAATGGGCAGGCCCTCGTACCCAAACAGCCTGTACGCCGGGATCGGCTCCGGTTATGGCTCTCAGCTGACTGCCACATCCCCGCATCCGGCCATGCTGCATCACTACCAGACCTCCGCCGGGGTCGGCCAAGGACAGCCGCGCATGTTCAGCATCGACAACATCATCAGCCAGCAGACGGTGGTGCAGAGCGGCCCGGGGGGGGAGCTCAATTCCCAAGCGCTGGGGCTTGGCGGAGGTGACCTGGGCACCATGACCTCCAGCTGCTCGGTCGCCGGCAGCGACCCGTCTGCGTGCTTCCAGACCCAGACTGTCAACCCCTCGGCGAACATGCTGAGCAGAAACAGCGGGAACCTCTCATCCAACCTGACTGCCGGGTACCCGTACGCCTCTTCGGCCTCTCCTCCAAACCTGCCCACCATGACCCAGTCCGGTTTCTCTCCAGGGAACTCTCAAGTGTACTGCTCCGGCAACCGGCTGTCCCTGCCGGCCCTGCGCCCAGGATCCTGCGCCGAGCACACGGAGCAGCTGCTGGGCCTCTCCAGCCCCATGAACTCCTACAACAACACCTACATGAGACAAGCCAATTTTGCGTCAGGATTAGAGCGGTATATGTGA